In Setaria italica strain Yugu1 chromosome I, Setaria_italica_v2.0, whole genome shotgun sequence, the genomic window AAAGGTGATCCACTCCATTTAACAAAGCAAGTACACTCAAGCATTAGCCCGCCTAACCTTAGCCGCTAACGAAAAGACGCCGAAAACGCTAGCGAAATCGATCACAGTAGTACTCCTACACACTAGGTCGTCGATATAAAGAATCTCGATAACCTATAGCGTGTAGCTGAAATCCACTACTTTTGCCTGCAACTTTTGATCCATGGCATGGTTCAGTAAACcggaagatgaggaggaggaagtggaaatTCAGCTGACCATTGTACTGCTGCGACAAAGAACATGCATTAACTGGTAGTCTGGTACGGCGTGCCAGCCCAGCCCTGCAACTAGGTAGGAGGCCCATCCCTGCTCATCTGATCCCCACCACAAACCCTGCAAGATCCTACCATTCCTGAGCTGAGCACGCCCGTCTTGACTTCTGCACGGCCACCCTGGTCCCTCTTTCACATGCCCGATTCCAATCGCAGTCCTAATCCCAATTCAAGACCTTTGATGCGGCAGAGAGCCTTCGTTCAACCACTCAAAACCATGGTCTTCATTCAATTTGCAGATGACCTGAGATCAGAATTCATCAGTGATGTATGCATTACAGATTTACAGCTGCACTGCAAATTTACTCATTCCCCTCACTCAGTCACTCCTGACCAAACCTGAGGACTGAGGACACCTCAAATTAGGATATTAACTGGGTGATTAGCATCTCAATTAAAATATCAGAGATATTGCATCTAAGcattcccttctctctcctcccccaacCACCTCGCCATGATATAAGTAGAGCCACCACACCAGAGGGCCATTTCCAAGGGCTCTACACGAAGTTAGGCGGCCAAAGTGTTCGTAACCAATTAACCCCCTCTTCCCCAGTGAAAGTTTCAGACGCCCGTTTTAGCAAAGCGGGGCTACGGGAGCTCGGCCAGGATGAAATTTATGAAACTTGGCACCCGGCCGGACACCTTCTTCACCTCCGAGGCCGTAAGGTTGTGTGATTGCGATCTTGCTCCTCGGATTCTGCCTGCGTGTGTTCGTGGTGTTCGTGTTGTCTGATTCCGTGGTGCCGTTCTGCGTCCAGGTCTGTCTCCACGGAGGTGGCCACCGACCTGCAGATCCTGGTGGATGGCTGCATATATCATCTCCACAAGGTAATTAATCGAAGGAGCAGAGATTATTTCCCCCCTCTATCATCGAATGAGCATTTGTTGCGATTTTGTTTCTGGGTTTTCTTGATCTTGAATGCAATTCTGAGATTCTTGGTTCTTTCTGGCATTGTGTTGTTCGTGAATGCCGCAGTTCCCTCTGCTCTCGAAGTGCATGCTCCTGCAAGCGCTCTGCGCCGACTCCGGCGCCAGtgtcggcggcgacgtcgtcgaGCTCCCGGGCTTcccgggcggcgcggaggcgttCGAGGCCTGCGCCAAGTTCTGCTACGGCATCACCATCACGGTGAGCGCGCGGAACCTCGTGCCGCTGCGGTGCGCCGCCGCGCACCTCGGCATGTCGGAGGCCGCCGACCGGGGCAACCTCGCCGCCAAGCTCGACGCGTTCCTCGCCtcctgcctcctccgccgctggAAGGACGCGCTGGGCGTTCTCCACTCCACGCGCCACTACGCCCCGCTCTGCGAGGACCTCGGCCTCACGTCCCGCTGCGTCGACTCCGTGGCCGCCCTCATCGTCAACCCGGACACCGTCCTGCCGGCGAAGTCGACGTCGGCGTCGCCGTGGTGGGCGCACGACATCGCCGAGCTCGGCGTCGACCTCTTCTGGCGCATCATGGTGGCTGTCAAGGCGACCGGTGCCGTCCACGAGAAGACCGTCGGCGACGCGCTCAAGGCGTACGCGCGCCGGTGGCTGCCGAACGTCGCCAAGGACGGTCTCTCCGCGGACCAGCCGTTCGACGATGACGCCGCCGGTAACACCGACGTGAAGCAGATCACGACGAGGCACCGCCTCCTGCTCGAGAAGATCGTGAGCCTGCTCCCGGCGGAGAGGGATGCCGTCTCCTGCAGCTTCCTGCTCAAGCTCCTCAAGGCGGCCAACATCCTGAGCGCATCCGCCGCATCCAAGTCCGAGCTGGTGCGGCGGGTGGCGTGGCAGCTCGAGGAGGCCGGCGTCGCGGACCTGCTCGTCCCGTCGCTGTCCTGCGTCAGCGAGACGCTCTACGACGTCGACGCCGTGGCGGCCATCCTCGATGAGTTCGCGCTGCGgtacgcggcggtggcgccggcgccggcgctggcccTGTCCGGGAGCCCCGACGACAGCCCGGTGCACTCGGGCGGGCACCGGCGGTCGCGCTCGGCCGAGAGCGTGAGCTTCGACGGCACGCGGCGGTCCTTGTCGGCGGCGCCCGTGTCGCAGGGCGCGCTGGCGCGGGTGGGCAAGTTGGTGGACGGGTTCTTGGTTGAGGTGGCCAAGGACCCCAACATGCCGCTGGACAAGCTGCTCGCCATTGCCGAGGCCGTGCCAGACAGCGCCCGGCCGGAGCACGATGGCCTCTACAAAGTCGTCGACACATACCTCAAGGTGAGTTCTTTGTTTTCGTTACTCCTGCATTTCCATGGTTACCAAAATCTTCACTTTGGATTATGTGAAACTAGTCTTCTTGGATTATTAAAGTTTGCATTAATCTAGTGATTAATCTTTGCTTTTTTGGGGGTTAACTTTAGGCGCATCCGGAGATGAACAAAAGCGCGAGAAAGCGGCTGTGTCGGGTGCTCAACTGCCGGAAGCTGTCGGAGAAGGCGTGCGCGCACGCGGCGCAGAACGAGCTCCTCCCGCTGCGCGTGGTCGTGCAGGTGCTCTTCTTCGAGCACGCACGCGCCGCGGCGTTGGcgtcgggcgggcgcggcgacgccgccgccgccgccgcggcggagctgCCGAGCAACATCCGGGCGCTGCTGTCCAAGGCGTCCGGGTCgtcggaggacgacgaggccgaCCGCGTCGACGAGCAGCGGCTGCGCGCGCTGGCCGCCGGGGCGTCCCCCGGCGACGACTGGAGCGTcgagggcctccgccgcgcGGCGTCCAAGATCGCCACGCTGCGGATGAAGCTcgccgaggaggacgaggaccaCGACGCCGACGAGTTCGCGCGGAAGGCCGGGCTGGCGCGCAGCGCGTCGCTGCGGTTCAGGGCGTTCTGTGCCATCCCCGCCGGGAAGCCCAAGCGGGTGCTCAGCAAGCTGTGGCCGATCGGCAGGAGCGGCGTTAGCCATTAACAGCCAGTCATTATTAGCTTCTCTGATCTCCTGTTTTTGTTTTTCTGAGGGTGATTTGTTTGTCTCTTCTAGTACTCctacatcttcttcttctttctcctcctctttccAGTTACAGTTCCAAGGCAAATTGTAccttgcatagttgcatgtAGTTGTAATTCCAATGGtcacaataaaaaaaatagaaattgcaCAGGCTACTTGCTCATCTTATCTGAAACCTGATTGATCTTTTAAGCTCGAGTGGCATCGATGATCGAATCATTGCTTGCCAATTGCCACACTCTATTCTCCGTGATTATGATGCGATGGTGATGATTTCAGCGCCTCACATTTCATAGGACACTACACCCAAGCGAGTCCATGACCAAGCGCCATCTTAATTTCTTTGTTAATCCAAGCAGCAGCCTGTGATTGCCACCCACTTGGCAAATTATTTGCATCTCAACGCTCAGTGAGTAAACAAAAGGGGAGACACGAACAGGCATGGAATCGAGATCGAATCgaacacacatacacacacacagcGCGGCAGGCAGATATTGcaagtgttttcttttttgctttttaCCTGAAAGATCCCCTTTTGTTAGGCCGCGTGTGGGAGGGCGGATATATACGGCATGATGATGGGATGATAGGACCTTCAGCTCGGATTGCTGGGTCAGCAACCACTGAACAAGAACAGGTCAGCATGGGCGCCTTTCCCCCCCAGCCATCGATGACAATGTTTTAGCTTGTAGCTCATCACTAGCATGGGCCGGCTCATCCAGATCAGCCTCCTGGCCCCAGCCTTTTTTGTTCCAAAACATGTGTCACGTCCTGAGAGAAAAATTTTCTCAAGCGCAGGGTGCAGCAGTACAGCAATCAGTTAAGGTGGCATTATTGCTCTTTTTGCTACTCTGAAAAATTAAAAGGGGGgtgtctatttttttttctgcgaGGATAAATAGGAACTATTTGGAACATGGGGAAGAACACGCCATATGCATGCGCCTTGTCAATGAGTATTTTTCACAAAGCTCACAAAGTGTACATCATAGAAGCATTTATTtactttcgcaaaaaaaaagatttgcgCTTTAAAAAAGTTCCAGAAAAAACAATGTTCATATGTGTAGTGCGAGAAGAGGACAAACATTTATTGCAAATATGTATGTTTTTTATACATATGTGAATGTTTTTGGAAGTTTGGATTGATGGCAGCGCCAGCCCTACCAATATTTTGATCGTTGACTGTGAACTTAGTGTATGTTTGGATCGACGCCTGTGACCTGTCGTTGGCAAGCCAgccctcttttttctttttgcgccAATTCACGGACGAATCCGTCACCGATTATTTGGCTCGCCTACGGATTGGCATTTGCTGTGGTCAGAATCTGCACAATAGAAATGGAGCCTTAAAAGAACACAATATTAGGGCCGTGCTATATAGGATCGAGGAACAAGCCGTGCATGTAGTCCAAGCCGTCAGATGGTGGACGAACGCTCCAGATCGCCCAGGCTTCAAGAACCAAATCTGCTACAAATATAGCTGTCCTGAACAAGCTTGCAGTTGCATGCATCCCATCTTGCCATCCATCATCCACACCTCTCTGCAACTGCTACTCGCACCAAACCGAGACAACCTCAGAACCACCACCTGACCTGCCCACGGCACCACCGCCACGCACGTACGCGCGCCTctctcgcccgccggccgggaCAGGACAGCGATGGCGCACACGGGTGCTCGCCGGAAGACGACGCCGGAATGGACAGGGACACGCACGCAGACGACGCAGGACAGGCAGTGACCTACTACTCTAATAAAGCCGTGAGCCAGGCAGATTATCGACAGGCAGACATGCGGCCAGCCAGCCATCACACCAAGATAAATCGCCAATCAGCCGAGGAGGAGCCCTCGGCATTAagccatccatgcatgcatggatgattcgatctctcatcctcctcctccgtctccaGGTGATACGCGCGATGTTGCAACAGTGCCGTCTTCGCTGGGGAGTGAATGAGGAGTTCCAGGACCACAGGCACGAGGCATCTGGTGTGTCGAGACGGCGTGGCTTCTGCCTCCTGGCCATGGGAGGGAAGGGGATTAAACATCTCGATCTGACACTGTTCGGCAGGCAGATCCGTGACACGCCAGGGGGTTAAGCTCTTAACCGTTTCTTCCCTGGATCTGAATAACCGTTTCGTTGGAGATCCCTGCGATCGATGTGCATTGGCATCCCGCTGGTGGAAATGGTAGCTTCGGTGACAAACGGtccgccttttttttttaagctcTTTTcgtgaaagattctcacaaatagactcctggcggaaccaatttcaaaaatggacccttagcttcacgccagccatcctggcgccaaggtccatgcgcagctgctgacgcggatgctgatttggcgggggcttggcgccatccatcatggcgccaagccttggtgccgtggatcttggcgccaagcttggcgctgtagttcttggcgccgagcaatttaccccGTAGCTCTTCGTGTTTCAAactaaacaagtataattattccgaggagtgtgTAACAAATTATGTTgcggttcaactggttaggatgtGGGCTTCTTCTCCTAGAGACTAAGTTCAAACCCTTGCGTTGAATCTTTTTTCTCTATTGTACAGGTAAACAAGCGGTGCAACTTTGTTTTACGAAATCTCATATCCTAGGATAATATAGTTCGTGGAGTTTGTACAGTGCAGAACAATTCAAAACTCATGCTCTTCTAATTCTTGTGTCAGGTTACCCTCGATGTGGCTCTTCTAATTCTTGTGTCAGGTTACCCTCCCTtccaaattaaaaaaataaaatgtagaaaaaaattCAACACAAGGGTTTGGACTCGGGTCTCTAGGATAAGAAGCTCacatcctaaccagttgaaccacaacttagtttgttgcacactcctcggaataattatacttgtttagtTCGAAACGCGAAGAGGCACggggtaaattgctcggcgccaagatctacggcgccaagcttggcgccatgatggatggcgccaagcccctgCCACATCGGCATCCATATCAGCaactgcgcatggaccttggcgccaggatggctggcgtcgagacgttgtagcttggcgccagcgtggatggcaccaagctaagggtccatttttggaattggtttcgccaggggctatttgtgaaattttttcgcgaaaagggctaaaataaaaaaaagtcggACAAACGGTTTTCGTCACTATGAAAGCTAAATTTGTCACAAAGGAAGGTTTGCCACGAATTTATGACGAATTTCAGCTCGTAAAAAATGGAACGTCAAGTTTGTACTTCTATGACGAACTGCCAAAAACGTCGTGGAACTGGTTCTATTTGTGACAAAAAAAACTTTCATCACGGAACCATATTTCATTCTATGACGTGTCATAAAAATGTCACTGAACTTTCAGATCCACGTGTCCCCGTCCACACTGGCAGGTGATATGGCACCGTCCACACTGGCGGGTGACGTGTCTCGGACACGCTGGCACCACAGGTGACGTGTCGGGCCGCACGTGAAAAAAGAGGACAACCACGTGGCTAGCTAGCATAAGGTGACGTGTCGAGACACCGCAAGTGCACGCGTCATTATTCTATTCACCCATATGTCGCCATCTTGTGTTGACACGTGTCGACCTTTTAACTATCCACGTGTCAGTTTCTTACGTGTCCACGTGTTATTTTCCTGTATGTCCATGTGTCACTGTCCCTTTTGTCCACGTGTCCTTTCCCGGTTTGCCCATATGTCATTTTCCCATTTGTCCATGTGTCATGTTCCCGTTTGTCTACGTGTCCTTTCCCTATTTGCCCACATGTCTTATTTCTATTGGTCCACGTGTTCTTTCCGTTTGTCCACGTGTTATCTTCCTATTAACCTGTCTTTTTTTACGGTTTCACATGTCGATTCGTTAGTGTTACACGTGCCATTTTACTATTAGTCCACGTGTCATTTCTGATCAGTCCACGTTTGCAATTTTATTTATGACGTGTTCTTTTTTGGCCCACATGTCAGTTACCGATTATGGGACCACCACGTTCTGTTTTCTGGATGTCACATGTGTCCATATCATACAGGTCCATATTCATACAAAACCATTTCATCAAACACTAAATGATACAGCACAATTCACATAAAGTTCACTACAATAAAGTTACAACCAAATAAGTTCATGACTCCACCACAATTAGTTCACTGACAGTTCAGAACCACATAAGTTCATAACACAAGCACCAAAGGTCACGACGGAACGCCAAGTGCTGACAACAGTTCCACACACATAGGATCAGGGCTGAGAAGAGATACCAGGGGTGTTCAGGTTCAAGATCTTCATAAGGATGAACTATCCAAGGGCTGAGAAGCAGTACCAGGGGCATTCAGCAACAGGTTCTGCATGCATAGTTTCCATTGACATCTAGGACATCCAAAAATGAACTATTAGTTTACAAATTATAGTAAAAAAGGATTATATTCAACAATCTGGGAACAAAAGCAGATTGGATAACTGCTACTAAATAGTGTTAAAATAACATACCACTGAAATACAGGGGCAACCATGAATATTAAAACTACGTGATGAAGCATGTATAGAAAAGTATTGGAGAAAGGACAAAAGTATAAAAGAAGGACCTACTAAATGGTTTAAGAATCATGTAAGTTTGGTTGCATAAAGAGAAACCTAATGAACATGGATAGAATTGTAGGGAAACATGTATATTATATGGATGCAGGTGAAATGACCACGTAGAGATTCAATACTAGTACAGACTTGTTGAGCATGGCAACCAAGATAACTTAAAAT contains:
- the LOC101770329 gene encoding BTB/POZ domain-containing protein At1g67900, whose protein sequence is MKFMKLGTRPDTFFTSEAVRSVSTEVATDLQILVDGCIYHLHKFPLLSKCMLLQALCADSGASVGGDVVELPGFPGGAEAFEACAKFCYGITITVSARNLVPLRCAAAHLGMSEAADRGNLAAKLDAFLASCLLRRWKDALGVLHSTRHYAPLCEDLGLTSRCVDSVAALIVNPDTVLPAKSTSASPWWAHDIAELGVDLFWRIMVAVKATGAVHEKTVGDALKAYARRWLPNVAKDGLSADQPFDDDAAGNTDVKQITTRHRLLLEKIVSLLPAERDAVSCSFLLKLLKAANILSASAASKSELVRRVAWQLEEAGVADLLVPSLSCVSETLYDVDAVAAILDEFALRYAAVAPAPALALSGSPDDSPVHSGGHRRSRSAESVSFDGTRRSLSAAPVSQGALARVGKLVDGFLVEVAKDPNMPLDKLLAIAEAVPDSARPEHDGLYKVVDTYLKAHPEMNKSARKRLCRVLNCRKLSEKACAHAAQNELLPLRVVVQVLFFEHARAAALASGGRGDAAAAAAAELPSNIRALLSKASGSSEDDEADRVDEQRLRALAAGASPGDDWSVEGLRRAASKIATLRMKLAEEDEDHDADEFARKAGLARSASLRFRAFCAIPAGKPKRVLSKLWPIGRSGVSH